A single window of Nocardia sp. NBC_01327 DNA harbors:
- a CDS encoding alpha/beta hydrolase family protein, protein MRGRYRSYGAVLGVLAAVIVAAPAVSAETADDVRVAVHDVTLTVDGEQATGRVYEPYRETPGDIDPRDLIVAVHGHAGSAADFPEYMGSIVRQTMAPLLTMDQRSAASQWRTGEWNVWAGWQDTVAATQWYRGAHPTIGRTVLWGWSQGGLTSGLAAAYAPPGTYDYWVDTFGQASDFVSWLEADLAGPGLRPEIERDAGGCTPVACAAAYAARSPSLLAGRIAVRRAILLHGTSDPLVPYSSSVEMRAALMATGKPVTMYTIASGRDLGGNVVPGEHGLGPVFFESGCAVERLLLDTEPVGASDYLIDIAHGVNTAPPAPPNTKCAS, encoded by the coding sequence ATGCGAGGTCGGTATCGGAGCTACGGCGCAGTCCTCGGTGTGCTCGCGGCCGTGATCGTTGCGGCGCCTGCGGTTTCCGCCGAGACGGCGGACGATGTGCGGGTCGCCGTGCACGATGTGACGCTGACGGTCGACGGCGAACAGGCCACCGGGCGGGTATACGAGCCGTATCGGGAGACGCCGGGCGATATCGACCCGCGCGATCTGATCGTTGCCGTGCACGGACATGCCGGGAGCGCGGCCGACTTCCCGGAGTACATGGGTTCCATCGTGCGGCAGACCATGGCGCCGCTGCTGACCATGGACCAGCGCTCTGCTGCGAGCCAGTGGCGGACCGGCGAGTGGAACGTATGGGCCGGATGGCAGGACACCGTGGCCGCCACCCAGTGGTATCGGGGTGCGCATCCCACCATCGGGCGCACCGTGCTGTGGGGCTGGAGCCAGGGCGGATTGACCAGCGGCCTCGCCGCCGCCTACGCGCCGCCCGGCACCTACGACTACTGGGTCGACACCTTCGGCCAGGCAAGCGATTTCGTGTCCTGGCTGGAGGCGGACCTGGCCGGGCCCGGTCTGCGGCCGGAGATCGAACGCGATGCCGGTGGCTGTACGCCGGTGGCGTGCGCGGCCGCGTACGCCGCGCGCTCACCCTCGCTGCTGGCCGGGCGCATCGCGGTGCGCCGCGCCATTCTGCTGCACGGCACCTCGGATCCGCTGGTGCCGTACAGCTCGAGTGTGGAAATGCGCGCCGCGCTGATGGCCACCGGAAAGCCGGTCACCATGTACACCATTGCCAGCGGCCGCGATCTCGGCGGGAATGTGGTGCCCGGCGAGCACGGCCTCGGACCGGTGTTCTTCGAATCCGGTTGTGCGGTCGAGCGACTGCTGCTCGATACCGAACCCGTGGGCGCGAGCGACTACCTGATCGATATCGCGCACGGCGTCAATACCGCTCCGCCTGCGCCGCCGAACACCAAGTGCGCCTCCTGA
- a CDS encoding winged helix DNA-binding domain-containing protein, producing the protein MRSMDAAERRARLGVRHRLAAAVRTDDVNEVARSLVVLHATDPATVYLSVAARGRACEPGHVEKALYEDRTLLRMLAMRRTMFVAPIELVPALQASCADALAHKQRKTYARYLEQAGVVEDGKVLPWLSEVEAETHSTLLARGSATGAQLGREVPRLRTQVNTAPGKSYSKPTSITTWVLVILGAEGRIVRGRPNGSWSSSQYTWAPIESWLPEGIPALPADAARVELVRKWLRAFGPAPVSDIKWWTGWTLGEVRKTLAQLDTAEVDLGGETGLVLADDLEPTPAPAPWAALLPALDPTPMGWQSREWYLGPHAPSLFDTNGNVGPTVWWDGRIVGGWAQRPDGEIVWRLLEDVGSDAQALIEAEAARLTAFYGEVRPIPRFRTPLERELTS; encoded by the coding sequence ATGCGTTCGATGGATGCGGCCGAGCGGCGCGCTCGCCTGGGAGTACGGCATCGGCTGGCGGCCGCGGTCCGCACCGATGATGTGAACGAGGTGGCGCGGTCGCTGGTCGTGCTGCATGCCACCGATCCGGCCACGGTCTATCTCTCGGTCGCCGCGCGGGGGCGGGCCTGCGAGCCGGGGCATGTGGAGAAGGCGCTGTACGAGGATCGGACGCTGCTGCGCATGCTGGCCATGCGGCGCACCATGTTCGTCGCACCCATCGAATTGGTGCCCGCGCTCCAGGCCTCGTGCGCGGATGCGCTGGCGCACAAGCAGCGCAAGACGTATGCGCGGTACCTCGAGCAGGCCGGCGTGGTCGAGGACGGAAAGGTGCTGCCCTGGCTCAGCGAGGTCGAGGCGGAAACACACAGCACGCTGCTGGCGCGCGGGAGCGCCACCGGCGCGCAGTTGGGCAGGGAGGTGCCCCGGCTGCGCACCCAGGTGAACACCGCGCCGGGCAAGTCGTACTCGAAGCCGACCAGTATCACCACCTGGGTGCTGGTGATTCTCGGTGCGGAGGGCCGGATCGTGCGCGGCCGGCCCAATGGGAGTTGGAGCAGCAGCCAATACACCTGGGCGCCCATCGAATCCTGGCTGCCGGAGGGGATTCCGGCGCTCCCGGCCGATGCGGCGCGCGTGGAGCTGGTGCGAAAGTGGCTGCGGGCCTTCGGACCCGCACCCGTGAGCGATATCAAGTGGTGGACGGGGTGGACGCTGGGCGAGGTCCGCAAAACTCTCGCGCAGCTCGATACCGCCGAGGTGGATCTGGGTGGTGAGACCGGCCTGGTGCTCGCCGATGATCTGGAGCCGACGCCCGCGCCCGCGCCGTGGGCCGCACTGCTCCCGGCGCTCGACCCGACTCCGATGGGCTGGCAGTCCCGCGAGTGGTATCTCGGCCCGCACGCACCCAGCCTGTTCGACACCAATGGCAATGTCGGGCCCACCGTGTGGTGGGACGGACGCATTGTGGGCGGCTGGGCGCAACGCCCCGACGGTGAAATCGTCTGGCGCCTACTGGAAGACGTCGGTTCCGATGCCCAGGCGCTGATCGAGGCCGAGGCCGCGCGCCTCACCGCCTTCTACGGTGAGGTGCGGCCCATCCCCCGCTTCCGCACACCACTCGAGCGCGAGCTCACGTCCTGA
- a CDS encoding tellurite resistance TerB family protein, translating into MVFHSRLEQAPQWRQQLLAQRNELRGGSFRDATMGICALIAAADGDIDPADRTRVAQLIGADTALQHFPTDELRNLFEDNCTRITLDPAFGRAYVMAQIAEATGNAVEARAAVQLGIMIGKVSGELDAQEIAAVRDACRALRLDPQEFGL; encoded by the coding sequence ATGGTTTTCCACAGCCGCTTGGAGCAGGCCCCGCAGTGGCGGCAGCAGCTGCTCGCACAGCGAAATGAATTGCGCGGCGGATCTTTCCGAGATGCCACCATGGGTATTTGCGCATTGATAGCGGCCGCGGACGGCGATATCGATCCGGCCGATCGCACCCGGGTCGCGCAGCTCATCGGCGCGGACACTGCGCTGCAGCACTTTCCCACCGACGAGTTGCGAAATCTGTTCGAGGACAACTGCACTCGCATCACCCTGGATCCGGCTTTCGGCCGCGCCTATGTGATGGCACAAATCGCCGAGGCCACCGGAAACGCCGTCGAAGCCCGTGCCGCAGTGCAATTGGGAATCATGATCGGCAAGGTCAGCGGCGAGCTCGACGCACAGGAGATCGCCGCCGTCCGGGATGCCTGCCGGGCCCTACGCCTGGACCCGCAGGAGTTCGGCTTGTAA
- the nadC gene encoding carboxylating nicotinate-nucleotide diphosphorylase yields the protein MTLDAGLDRDEVLALIRRALDEDLRYGPDITTAATVPADAVAKAAMVSRQSGTVAGLDVGLLVLDEVIGAGAYEITDRVADGTRVQPGDTVLSLIAPTRGLLTAERTMLNLVCHLSGIASATSAWVDAVAGTECRIRDSRKTLPGLRALQKYAVRTGGGVNHRMGLGDAALIKDNHVAAAGSVVDALRAVRELNPDIECEVEVDNLEQLDAVLAEDVQLVLLDNFPLWATQAAVQRRNDRSPRTKLESSGGLSLEDAANYAGTGVDYLSVGALTHSVRVLDLGLDM from the coding sequence ATGACTCTCGACGCCGGACTCGATCGCGACGAAGTACTCGCGCTCATTCGCCGGGCGCTGGACGAAGATCTGCGCTACGGCCCCGATATCACCACGGCCGCAACGGTTCCCGCGGATGCGGTGGCCAAGGCGGCCATGGTGTCCCGCCAGTCCGGCACCGTGGCCGGACTCGATGTCGGTCTGCTGGTGCTCGACGAGGTGATCGGCGCGGGCGCGTACGAGATCACCGACCGGGTCGCCGACGGCACCCGGGTGCAGCCGGGCGATACCGTGCTCAGCCTGATCGCGCCGACCCGCGGGCTGCTCACCGCCGAACGCACCATGCTCAATCTGGTGTGCCATTTGTCCGGAATCGCCAGTGCCACTTCGGCATGGGTGGATGCGGTCGCCGGTACCGAGTGCCGCATTCGGGACAGTCGTAAGACCCTGCCCGGCCTGCGGGCTTTACAGAAGTACGCGGTGCGAACCGGCGGCGGCGTCAATCACCGCATGGGTCTGGGCGATGCGGCCCTCATCAAGGACAACCACGTGGCGGCGGCCGGATCGGTGGTCGATGCCCTGCGCGCGGTCCGCGAGCTGAATCCGGATATCGAGTGCGAGGTCGAGGTGGACAACCTCGAACAGCTCGATGCGGTGCTCGCCGAAGACGTGCAGCTGGTGCTGCTGGACAATTTCCCGCTGTGGGCGACCCAGGCCGCCGTGCAGCGCCGCAACGATCGGTCGCCGCGGACGAAACTGGAATCCTCGGGCGGGCTTTCGCTGGAGGATGCGGCGAATTACGCGGGGACCGGCGTGGACTACCTCTCGGTCGGGGCGCTGACCCACTCGGTCCGGGTACTGGACCTGGGCCTGGATATGTGA
- a CDS encoding L-aspartate oxidase: MTAVSISIAWETEADLVVIGGGVAGLTAARTASLRGLRVLTLSKGGATDTSTQYAQGGIAVVAPHGDSVESHVHDTVVAGAGLCDPEAVRCIVEGGVDAVAALTDLGAVFDLGRDGEVSRTREGGHSTRRIIHAGGDATGAEVQRALNTAGLPVLFGAAAVEIVTGPDGVRGVIAVSDKGFGIVHAPAVLLATGGLGQLYACSTNPPGATADGIALALRAGAVVSDLEFLQFHPTVLFTPGGLGRRPLISEAVRGEGAVLVDSQGDSVTAGVHPRGDLAPRDVVSRAIEARMRALGTDRVYLDARALDGFEQRFPTITASCRAAGIEPSADLIPVAPAAHFQCGGVVTDTYGRTIVPGLYAAGEVARTGLHGANRLASNSLLEGLVVGERAGAAAAERLGAAGRIDSGAYFAGVAALPRADRKLLQELMTENAAVVRDGDGLRGAVLRLMGMLSGGEADETSEAVQGNSAAAIIQDLEDSALTLTARTLLLTASARTESRGCHTRSDYPDPREELRRSTAVRLGQDGRPQLVTDGSETTPSWHRMKEGVHQ; this comes from the coding sequence GTGACAGCCGTGAGTATTTCCATCGCATGGGAGACCGAAGCGGATCTCGTGGTGATCGGCGGCGGGGTCGCGGGTTTGACCGCGGCCCGCACCGCCTCGCTGCGAGGACTGCGGGTGCTGACATTGAGTAAGGGCGGTGCCACTGATACCTCCACGCAGTACGCGCAGGGTGGTATCGCCGTGGTTGCGCCGCACGGGGATTCGGTGGAATCCCATGTGCACGACACCGTGGTGGCCGGGGCCGGGCTCTGCGATCCGGAGGCGGTGCGCTGCATTGTCGAGGGTGGCGTGGACGCGGTCGCCGCGCTGACCGATCTGGGTGCGGTCTTCGATCTCGGCCGGGACGGCGAGGTTTCGCGGACCCGGGAAGGCGGCCACAGCACCCGGCGGATTATTCACGCCGGTGGTGATGCCACCGGCGCCGAGGTGCAGCGGGCCTTGAACACGGCCGGACTGCCGGTGCTGTTCGGGGCCGCCGCGGTCGAGATCGTGACCGGTCCCGACGGGGTGCGCGGTGTGATCGCCGTATCCGACAAGGGATTCGGGATCGTACATGCGCCCGCCGTCCTGCTGGCGACCGGCGGACTCGGACAGTTGTATGCGTGCAGCACCAATCCGCCGGGGGCCACCGCCGACGGTATCGCGCTGGCGCTGCGGGCCGGGGCCGTGGTCTCGGATCTGGAGTTCCTGCAGTTCCATCCCACCGTGCTCTTCACGCCGGGTGGGCTGGGGCGGCGGCCGCTCATCAGTGAGGCGGTGCGCGGTGAGGGCGCGGTTCTGGTGGATTCCCAAGGGGATTCGGTGACCGCGGGCGTGCATCCGCGCGGCGACCTCGCCCCGCGCGATGTGGTGTCGCGCGCCATCGAGGCCCGCATGCGTGCGCTGGGCACCGACCGCGTCTACCTCGACGCCCGGGCGCTCGACGGGTTCGAGCAGCGGTTCCCGACCATCACCGCGTCCTGCCGGGCCGCGGGTATCGAACCGAGCGCCGATCTCATCCCGGTCGCGCCCGCCGCCCACTTCCAGTGCGGTGGCGTGGTCACCGATACCTACGGGCGCACCATCGTTCCCGGCCTGTACGCCGCCGGTGAGGTGGCCCGCACCGGCCTGCACGGGGCCAACCGGCTCGCCTCCAACAGCCTGCTCGAGGGCCTCGTGGTCGGCGAACGCGCCGGGGCGGCGGCGGCCGAACGGCTGGGCGCGGCCGGGCGCATCGACTCCGGAGCGTACTTCGCGGGCGTCGCGGCGCTGCCTCGGGCGGATCGGAAGCTGCTGCAGGAGTTGATGACCGAGAATGCCGCGGTCGTCCGCGACGGTGACGGCCTGCGTGGTGCGGTCCTGCGGCTGATGGGCATGCTGTCCGGCGGCGAGGCCGACGAGACCAGCGAAGCGGTGCAGGGGAATTCGGCGGCCGCCATCATCCAGGATCTCGAAGACTCCGCGCTCACACTCACCGCACGGACGCTGCTGCTCACCGCCTCCGCCCGCACCGAAAGCCGGGGCTGCCACACCCGTTCCGATTATCCGGACCCGCGCGAGGAGCTCCGCCGCAGCACGGCGGTGCGCCTGGGCCAGGACGGTCGTCCGCAATTGGTCACCGACGGCTCCGAGACCACGCCGTCGTGGCACCGTATGAAAGAAGGAGTGCACCAATGA
- the nadA gene encoding quinolinate synthase NadA yields the protein MAAVGATMTLTERIVDGPAGFTGVDATPEWAQEIKRLARERNATILAHNYQLPEIQDIADHVGDSLALSRIAAEATEGTIVFCGVHFMAETAKILSPEKTVLIPDQRAGCSLADSITAEQLREWKDEHPDAMVVSYVNTTAAVKALTDICCTSSNAVDVVASIDPDREVLFLPDQFLGAHVKRITGRENMHIWMGECHVHAGINGDELNEQARTHPDAELFVHPECGCATSALYLAGAGEFPADRVHILSTGGMIDAAKAAKSKQVLVATEVGMLHQLRKAAPGIDFQAVNDRASCQYMKMITPAALLRCLVENRDEVHVDLETAALARNSVQRMIEIGNPGGGE from the coding sequence ATGGCTGCAGTAGGTGCGACGATGACGCTCACCGAGCGCATTGTGGACGGGCCCGCGGGATTCACCGGCGTCGACGCCACTCCCGAGTGGGCACAGGAGATCAAGCGATTGGCGCGCGAGCGCAACGCGACGATCCTGGCGCACAACTATCAGCTCCCCGAGATCCAGGACATTGCCGACCATGTCGGCGACTCCCTCGCGCTGTCCCGAATCGCCGCCGAGGCGACCGAGGGCACCATCGTGTTCTGCGGTGTGCACTTCATGGCCGAGACCGCGAAGATCCTGAGCCCCGAGAAGACCGTGCTGATTCCGGACCAGCGGGCCGGCTGCTCGCTGGCCGACTCCATCACCGCCGAGCAGCTGCGGGAGTGGAAGGACGAGCACCCCGACGCCATGGTGGTCTCGTACGTGAACACCACCGCCGCGGTGAAGGCGCTCACCGATATCTGCTGCACCTCGTCCAATGCCGTCGATGTGGTCGCCTCCATCGATCCGGACCGCGAGGTGCTGTTCCTGCCGGACCAGTTCCTGGGCGCGCACGTCAAGCGCATCACCGGCCGCGAGAATATGCACATCTGGATGGGCGAATGCCATGTGCACGCCGGCATCAACGGCGATGAGCTCAATGAGCAGGCCCGCACCCACCCGGATGCCGAACTCTTCGTGCACCCCGAATGCGGTTGCGCCACTTCGGCGCTCTACCTCGCGGGCGCGGGTGAGTTCCCGGCCGACCGGGTGCACATCCTGTCGACCGGCGGCATGATCGACGCCGCCAAGGCGGCCAAATCGAAGCAGGTCCTGGTGGCCACCGAGGTCGGCATGCTGCACCAGCTGCGAAAGGCCGCCCCCGGCATCGACTTCCAGGCCGTCAATGACCGCGCCTCCTGCCAGTACATGAAGATGATCACCCCCGCCGCCCTGCTCCGCTGCCTGGTGGAGAACCGCGACGAGGTGCACGTCGATCTCGAAACCGCTGCCCTGGCCCGCAATTCGGTCCAGCGCATGATCGAAATCGGCAATCCCGGCGGCGGGGAATAG
- a CDS encoding NUDIX hydrolase — protein sequence MAHRSTIHETLTAVFQVRRFPDTISAGERVSTAAGVDAGRCPPGQRTELAVLLWERALDPAKGTWSLPGGKLRDGEDLDASAARQLAEKVDVRELTHLEQVWVFSDPNRVPGDRRIASAYLGLVPLTAEPVLPPDTRWHPVSALPDMSFDHGGIVEHARNRLAAKMSYTNIAFALAPERFTMSTLRETYCAALGYEVDTTNLQRVLTRRGVITPTGATTSPGRAGGRPAAVYRFAESEIRVTDEFAALRPPS from the coding sequence GTGGCCCATCGTAGCACTATCCACGAAACGCTCACCGCCGTGTTCCAGGTTCGTCGCTTTCCGGACACCATCAGTGCAGGTGAGCGTGTTTCGACTGCCGCAGGAGTCGATGCGGGGCGCTGTCCGCCCGGCCAGCGCACGGAATTGGCGGTACTGCTCTGGGAACGCGCCCTCGACCCCGCCAAGGGCACCTGGTCACTACCGGGCGGCAAGCTGCGCGACGGGGAGGATCTCGACGCCTCGGCCGCACGGCAATTGGCGGAGAAGGTCGATGTGCGGGAACTGACCCATCTGGAACAGGTCTGGGTCTTCAGCGATCCGAATCGGGTCCCCGGCGACCGGCGCATCGCCTCGGCGTATCTGGGGCTGGTGCCGCTCACCGCCGAACCGGTACTGCCGCCGGACACCCGGTGGCATCCGGTGTCGGCACTGCCGGACATGTCCTTCGACCACGGCGGCATTGTCGAACACGCGCGAAATCGACTGGCGGCGAAGATGTCCTATACGAATATCGCGTTCGCCCTGGCGCCGGAGCGGTTCACCATGTCGACACTGCGGGAAACCTATTGCGCGGCACTGGGATACGAGGTGGACACCACGAATCTGCAACGGGTGCTTACCCGCCGGGGTGTGATCACGCCGACGGGCGCGACAACCTCTCCCGGTCGCGCGGGCGGTCGACCGGCGGCGGTCTACCGTTTCGCCGAGTCCGAGATCCGGGTCACCGATGAATTCGCGGCACTGCGGCCGCCGAGCTGA
- a CDS encoding DUF2567 domain-containing protein, with protein MATTFTAAEQPGVRVGFLMREARAAAVVFAAIAAASALAGVIWGFLAPAEQLLVIDPDRGAALTGESTHRFDAVAVFVLIGVVTGVLTAAAAWRWRRARGPVLLLGLLAGSALGSSVMRWVGEAVAQQRHTRPPHPAVHTIVEFAPTVEGWSALLVQPLVAGLVVLILAALSTTDDLGTGHYLPFRGNPPQPPAFAPGQFGSDITYGPYGGTQPYGPRDPVVPFESSDSVPETDRTQ; from the coding sequence GTGGCAACCACATTCACCGCTGCCGAGCAGCCCGGAGTGCGCGTCGGATTTCTGATGCGCGAGGCCCGCGCGGCAGCGGTGGTCTTCGCCGCCATCGCGGCGGCGAGCGCGCTCGCGGGCGTGATCTGGGGTTTTCTGGCGCCCGCCGAACAATTGCTGGTGATCGATCCCGACCGCGGCGCCGCGCTGACGGGGGAGAGCACCCACCGTTTCGACGCGGTCGCCGTCTTCGTGCTCATCGGAGTGGTGACGGGGGTGCTCACCGCGGCCGCCGCCTGGCGCTGGCGCCGGGCCCGCGGACCGGTGCTGCTGCTCGGACTGCTTGCCGGTTCGGCGCTGGGGTCCTCGGTCATGCGCTGGGTCGGCGAGGCCGTGGCGCAGCAGCGGCATACCCGGCCGCCGCATCCCGCCGTGCACACCATCGTGGAGTTCGCGCCCACGGTCGAGGGCTGGTCCGCCCTGCTGGTCCAACCCCTGGTCGCAGGGCTGGTCGTGCTGATTCTGGCCGCGCTGAGCACCACCGACGATCTGGGCACCGGACACTATCTGCCGTTCCGCGGGAACCCGCCGCAGCCGCCCGCCTTCGCGCCCGGCCAGTTCGGCTCCGACATCACCTACGGGCCCTACGGCGGCACCCAGCCCTACGGCCCGCGTGATCCGGTGGTGCCGTTCGAATCCTCCGACTCCGTCCCGGAGACCGATCGCACGCAGTGA
- the bsaP gene encoding biotin synthase auxiliary protein BsaP: MDIEERYNPFTGKRVVPGLEDAVPAAAALGLEPPRFCENCGRRMVVQVSPDGWWAKCSRHGVLDSSSLEHR; the protein is encoded by the coding sequence GTGGATATAGAGGAGCGCTACAACCCCTTCACGGGCAAGCGGGTGGTGCCGGGTCTGGAAGACGCCGTCCCCGCCGCTGCCGCCCTGGGTTTGGAGCCGCCGCGGTTCTGTGAGAACTGCGGCCGCCGCATGGTCGTGCAGGTGAGCCCGGACGGGTGGTGGGCCAAGTGCTCGCGCCACGGCGTGCTCGACTCCAGCAGCCTGGAACACCGCTAG
- the bioB gene encoding biotin synthase BioB translates to MTQAAVRTEAASAAGEDILTIAREQVLERGVALNQEQTLEVLRLGDDRLEELLALAHDVRMKWCGPEVEVEGIISLKTGGCPEDCHFCSQSGLFQSPVRAAWLDIPSLVEAAKQTAKSGATEFCIVAAVRGPDARLMAQVAAGVEAIRNEVDIQVACSLGMLNQEQVDQLAAMGVHRYNHNLETAKSHFPNVVTTHSYEERWDTLRMVREAGMEVCSGGILGMGESLEQRAEFAVQLAELEPDEVPLNFLNPRPGTPFGDLEVLPASDALRAVAAFRLALPRTILRFAGGREITLGDLGAKQGILGGINAVIVGNYLTTLGRPAEADIDLLGELKMPIKALNESF, encoded by the coding sequence ATGACCCAGGCAGCCGTCAGGACCGAAGCCGCAAGCGCGGCAGGGGAAGACATTCTGACGATCGCGCGCGAGCAGGTGCTCGAGCGCGGCGTCGCACTCAATCAGGAGCAGACCCTCGAGGTATTGCGCCTCGGCGACGATCGGCTCGAGGAGCTGCTCGCTCTCGCCCACGACGTGCGCATGAAGTGGTGCGGCCCCGAGGTCGAGGTCGAGGGCATCATCTCCCTCAAGACCGGCGGCTGCCCCGAGGACTGCCACTTCTGTTCGCAGTCCGGCCTTTTCCAGTCGCCGGTGCGCGCCGCCTGGCTCGATATCCCGAGCCTGGTCGAGGCCGCCAAGCAGACCGCCAAATCCGGCGCCACCGAATTCTGCATCGTCGCCGCCGTGCGCGGCCCGGATGCCCGGCTCATGGCGCAGGTCGCCGCGGGCGTCGAGGCCATTCGCAACGAAGTCGACATCCAGGTCGCCTGCTCGCTCGGCATGCTCAACCAGGAGCAGGTCGATCAGCTCGCCGCCATGGGCGTGCACCGCTACAACCACAACCTCGAGACCGCCAAGTCGCACTTCCCGAACGTGGTCACCACGCACTCCTACGAGGAGCGCTGGGACACCCTGCGCATGGTGCGTGAGGCCGGTATGGAGGTCTGCTCCGGCGGCATCCTCGGCATGGGCGAATCCCTGGAGCAGCGTGCCGAATTCGCCGTCCAGCTCGCCGAATTGGAGCCGGACGAGGTCCCGCTGAACTTCCTCAACCCGCGCCCCGGCACCCCCTTCGGCGACCTCGAGGTGCTGCCCGCCTCCGACGCGCTGCGCGCCGTCGCGGCCTTCCGCCTCGCCCTGCCGCGCACCATCCTGCGCTTCGCGGGCGGTCGTGAGATCACCCTCGGCGATCTCGGCGCCAAGCAGGGCATCCTCGGCGGCATCAATGCCGTCATCGTCGGCAATTACCTGACCACCCTGGGCCGACCCGCCGAGGCCGATATCGATCTGCTCGGCGAGCTCAAGATGCCGATCAAGGCGCTCAACGAATCCTTCTGA
- a CDS encoding TetR/AcrR family transcriptional regulator C-terminal domain-containing protein, protein MQLHRTDVVDGAIAILDQYGLADLTMRRLASSLHVQPGALYWHFPNKQALLGAVADRVLAPMDEPVESGEWSGQITELAHRLRSCLLAYRDGAELVSATYASRLTTSKGRERLAGAAIRAGMTREEADLAAYTLLYYVLGQTVDEQSRMQMDSVGALAEESSPLYDSPDATARFDFGLQLFISGVRHLLGTRVR, encoded by the coding sequence GTGCAACTGCACCGCACGGACGTGGTCGACGGGGCCATCGCCATCCTCGATCAGTACGGACTCGCCGATCTGACCATGCGGCGGCTCGCGAGTTCCCTGCATGTGCAGCCCGGCGCGCTGTACTGGCACTTCCCGAACAAGCAGGCGCTGCTCGGCGCCGTCGCCGACCGCGTGCTGGCGCCCATGGACGAACCTGTCGAATCCGGCGAATGGTCCGGCCAGATCACCGAATTGGCGCACCGCCTCCGCTCCTGCCTGCTCGCCTACCGCGACGGCGCCGAATTGGTCTCGGCCACATACGCTTCCAGGCTCACCACCAGCAAGGGCCGGGAACGCCTGGCAGGGGCGGCGATTCGCGCCGGCATGACCCGCGAGGAAGCCGACCTCGCCGCCTACACCCTGCTCTACTACGTCCTCGGCCAGACGGTTGACGAGCAATCCCGCATGCAAATGGACTCCGTAGGCGCCCTCGCCGAAGAATCCTCCCCCCTCTACGACAGCCCCGACGCCACCGCCCGCTTCGACTTCGGCCTGCAACTCTTCATCAGCGGCGTCCGCCACCTCCTCGGCACCCGAGTCCGCTGA
- a CDS encoding FecCD family ABC transporter permease, producing the protein MSRARLSIALPLLGVLLVVAMVIATGFGAENIPVSSVVEVVRRRIGGLAPEDLGLDTIVWQLRVPRTVLAAIVGAGLAVAGAAMQTLVRNPLADPYLLGVSSGAGVGAAAVITSGMFAGAGMWALSTGALAGALVAAAAVFLIAMAQGGLTPLRLVLTGTVLGSAFAALSSYLIFRSSEPAAAQSVLFWLLGSLSGADWTRILLPACVVGASLLALLIAANWLDALNLGADAAASVGVPVRELRIALFVLLAVLVGVLVAVSGGIGFVGLVVPHAARLLVGPRHRALLPAAALCGAFFLVVADAATRVLVRPTEIPVGVLTGLIGAPAFLILMGRRRYRFGAA; encoded by the coding sequence ATGAGTCGTGCGCGGCTTTCGATCGCTCTGCCCCTGCTGGGGGTGCTGCTGGTGGTCGCCATGGTGATCGCGACCGGGTTCGGGGCCGAGAACATTCCGGTGTCTTCGGTCGTCGAGGTAGTGCGGCGGCGGATCGGTGGGCTCGCGCCCGAGGATCTGGGGCTGGACACGATTGTGTGGCAGTTGCGGGTGCCGCGGACGGTGCTCGCGGCCATTGTCGGTGCGGGGCTCGCGGTGGCGGGGGCGGCTATGCAGACACTTGTGCGCAACCCGCTGGCCGATCCGTATCTGCTGGGCGTCTCCTCCGGGGCCGGGGTCGGTGCGGCGGCGGTCATCACCTCGGGGATGTTCGCGGGAGCGGGGATGTGGGCGCTGTCGACCGGGGCGCTGGCGGGGGCGCTGGTCGCCGCCGCAGCGGTATTCCTGATCGCCATGGCGCAGGGCGGGCTAACTCCACTGCGATTGGTGCTCACCGGGACTGTGCTGGGCTCCGCCTTCGCGGCGCTCAGCAGTTATCTCATCTTCCGCAGCAGTGAGCCGGCCGCCGCACAATCGGTGCTGTTCTGGCTGCTGGGCAGTCTCTCAGGGGCGGATTGGACGCGAATCCTGTTGCCCGCCTGCGTGGTCGGAGCGAGCCTGCTGGCGCTGCTGATCGCCGCCAATTGGCTGGACGCGCTCAATCTGGGCGCGGATGCCGCCGCCTCGGTGGGAGTTCCCGTGCGCGAGCTGCGAATCGCGCTCTTCGTCCTGCTGGCGGTGCTCGTCGGCGTGCTGGTGGCCGTCTCCGGCGGCATCGGCTTCGTCGGCCTGGTGGTCCCCCACGCCGCGCGCCTGCTGGTCGGCCCCCGCCACCGCGCACTCCTCCCCGCCGCCGCCCTCTGCGGTGCGTTCTTCCTGGTGGTCGCGGACGCCGCCACCCGGGTCCTGGTGCGCCCCACCGAAATCCCGGTCGGCGTCCTCACGGGCCTGATCGGCGCACCGGCCTTCCTCATCCTCATGGGCCGTCGCCGTTACCGATTCGGTGCGGCATGA